In the Bordetella genomosp. 10 genome, one interval contains:
- a CDS encoding FadR/GntR family transcriptional regulator: MENLDLSPVSVQRLYRTIADRIIQSIRAGRYDAGDRLPTERELAERLQVSRTTVREALIALEVEGYVEVRVGSGVYVRQRQGTSLPPVSALRRRAEDVDIQASGENPVWGNVGAFELLHVNLLVEPEAAALAAANATDEQLKAICEANALMENSKTPRLHNRLFHIAIGEATGNLAMALTVRHLWDIHDESVMFNKLEQLIVGREAWEKAEHEHDSIVEALCRRDAEGARAAMRAHFMGTRSRLRQDFSLAT; this comes from the coding sequence TTGGAAAACCTGGATCTCAGTCCCGTTAGCGTACAGCGTCTCTACCGAACCATCGCGGATCGCATCATCCAGTCCATCCGCGCCGGGCGGTACGACGCGGGCGATCGCCTGCCCACCGAACGTGAGTTGGCCGAGCGCCTGCAGGTCAGCCGCACCACGGTGCGCGAAGCGCTGATCGCGCTGGAAGTGGAAGGCTACGTCGAGGTTCGCGTGGGCAGCGGGGTCTATGTCCGGCAACGCCAGGGCACGTCCTTGCCGCCGGTCAGCGCCTTGCGGCGCCGCGCCGAGGACGTCGATATCCAGGCCTCCGGCGAGAACCCCGTGTGGGGCAACGTCGGCGCCTTCGAACTGCTGCACGTCAATCTGCTCGTCGAGCCCGAGGCGGCGGCGCTGGCCGCGGCCAACGCCACCGACGAGCAGTTGAAGGCCATCTGCGAGGCGAACGCGCTGATGGAGAATTCCAAGACGCCGCGCCTGCACAACCGGCTTTTCCACATCGCCATCGGCGAGGCCACCGGCAACCTGGCCATGGCGCTGACGGTGCGCCACCTGTGGGACATCCACGACGAAAGCGTGATGTTCAACAAGCTCGAACAGCTCATCGTCGGCCGCGAGGCCTGGGAGAAAGCCGAGCACGAACACGACTCCATCGTCGAGGCCCTGTGCCGACGCGATGCCGAGGGCGCGCGGGCGGCGATGCGCGCGCATTTCATGGGTACGCGCAGCCGCTTGCGCCAGGATTTTTCATTGGCGACCTGA
- a CDS encoding asparaginase: MHKPKVAVVFTGGTIAGRSDSSLDTTSYRSGVLTGAELLARIPEALDICTPVPEQFRNVVSADITDADLLELHALVSRQLAQDDIAGMVITHGTATLEETAAFLQFTVHGEKPVVLVGAMRPDSAISADGPLNLVQALALAASPKARGRGVLVCANDRIGSAIHISKTNTQAVDTFQARDAGFLGVMMGVRPLFYAQPAQPLLPPCFDLAGAQALPRVAVVHTHLNDDPGVLDYFLSQGARGLVIAATGNGTMSTAMVDRANACVERGIPVVKSSVCGAGFLWNEGKDLLIPAGFHNPQKSRILLALCLRQGMDRARIEACFTAPLA, encoded by the coding sequence ATGCACAAGCCTAAAGTCGCGGTCGTCTTCACGGGCGGCACCATCGCCGGCCGTTCCGACTCCAGTCTCGACACCACCTCCTACCGCTCCGGCGTCCTCACCGGCGCCGAACTGCTGGCCCGGATTCCCGAGGCGCTCGATATCTGCACCCCGGTGCCGGAGCAGTTCCGCAACGTCGTCAGCGCCGACATCACGGACGCCGACCTGCTGGAGCTGCATGCCCTCGTCAGCCGGCAACTGGCGCAGGACGACATCGCCGGCATGGTGATCACGCATGGCACGGCGACGCTGGAGGAAACCGCCGCTTTCCTGCAATTCACCGTGCACGGCGAGAAACCGGTGGTGCTGGTCGGGGCCATGCGGCCGGATTCCGCCATCAGCGCGGACGGTCCGCTGAACCTCGTGCAGGCCCTGGCGCTGGCCGCCTCGCCCAAGGCGCGCGGACGCGGCGTGCTGGTCTGCGCCAACGACCGCATCGGTTCGGCCATTCATATTTCGAAGACGAATACCCAGGCGGTGGACACCTTCCAGGCGCGCGACGCCGGTTTCCTCGGCGTGATGATGGGAGTGCGGCCGCTGTTCTATGCCCAGCCGGCGCAACCGCTGCTGCCCCCTTGCTTCGACCTCGCCGGCGCGCAGGCGCTGCCGCGGGTGGCGGTGGTGCATACCCACCTGAACGACGATCCCGGCGTGCTGGACTATTTCCTGTCGCAGGGCGCCCGGGGCCTGGTCATCGCCGCCACCGGCAACGGCACCATGTCCACCGCGATGGTCGATCGCGCCAATGCCTGCGTCGAACGCGGCATCCCCGTGGTGAAGTCTTCCGTCTGCGGCGCCGGCTTCCTGTGGAACGAAGGCAAGGACCTGCTGATCCCGGCGGGCTTCCACAATCCGCAGAAGTCCAGGATCCTGCTGGCGCTGTGCCTGCGGCAAGGCATGGACCGGGCGCGGATCGAAGCCTGCTTCACGGCCCCGCTGGCCTGA